Proteins from one Anopheles nili chromosome 2, idAnoNiliSN_F5_01, whole genome shotgun sequence genomic window:
- the LOC128731395 gene encoding uncharacterized protein LOC128731395: MTSQHNYTNPAFCQQSEFYTPPRTPHVGSLMSIAGTTGSTVMQRNEQLMRSYNRISSKIVNRQHSLASFDQRKRTTGSPMPGGKPLASTRLLDRYGSVGANATQQQQQQQGTSGSRYALVPVEEIPVSVVRKYSVVNETQLSLGSVPGISRSDELLDRVGSVPNLNGGTNGRRHDRAVDKLNRTMEQDGDEEAEEVDNLSQQFCSLPPMMSSHSTALDQHSSSRLKNAFSSDFGSKSFILYDQRNNQRFEMVPTEEDEELVDENQEIIQMHNGRAHRYAIIPSVADDEDETCLSNDGNGTDEPPTAIHRSPYASTVQQRCENYKPQLPTNAGSGSATTTPSKGNPGREETTPTKKNLATQKLHELLTTPQKKPPATPKTPYLCGSQPFSATPTTTPRRGAIPPSGPSGMIVSSTPKQQHHHLQPQQHPQQQQQQTCIPIPTTAIISPRLNSDIYSEKPLPDPKKTGSWGPAPSESKSWQKMANASATIGAVSLMLILCGFMNSGLSLYMTSKLGREFYLDMGILAGFSAIALGILGFKSRQCDWLPNRNYMSGYVLVTIFSLLNCAAEVILMTMHPYPGTPLNDVTTGIILGLSSLIILLISLGAITSRWCRAPPPDNRVDVCTTGP; this comes from the exons ATGACGTCACAGCATAACTACACCAATCCGGCCTTCTGCCAGCAGAGTGAATTCTATACGCCCCCCAGGACGCCTCACGTGGGGTCACTTATGTCGATCGCAGGCACCACCGGCTCGACGGTAATGCAGCGTAACGAGCAGCTAATGCGATCGTACAACCGCATATCGTCGAAGATCGTCAACCGCCAGCACAGTTTGGCCTCGTTCGACCAACGGAAGCGAACCACCGGTTCCCCAATGCCGGGAGGGAAGCCATTAGCCAGCACCCGGCTGTTGGATCGCTACGGTTCCGTCGGTGCAAATGCAactcaacaacagcagcaacagcaaggcACAAGTGGCAGCCGCTATGCGTTGGTCCCGGTGGAGGAGATCCCCGTCAGTGTCGTGCGGAAGTATAGCGTCGTGAACGAGACGCAGCTGTCCCTTGGGAGCGTTCCAGGGATCTCACGAAGCGACGAGCTGCTCGATCGCGTCGGAAGCGTGCCAAATTTGAATGGCGGTACAAACGGCCGACGCCACGATCGCGCCGTGGATAAACTGAATCGAACCATGGAGCAAGACGGTGACGAAGAAGCGGAGGAAGTGGACAATCTATCACAGCAATTTTGTAGTTTGCCTCCCATGATGTCGTCTCATTCGACGGCGCTTGATCAGCATTCGAGCTCACGGTTGAAGAATGCCTTCTCGTCTGATTTCGGCTCAAAGTCTTTCATACTGTACGATCAGCGCAATAATCAGCGTTTCGAGATGGTACCGACCGAGGAGGACGAGGAGCTGGTGGACGAAAATCAGGAGATCATTCAGATGCACAATGGTCGAGCTCATCGGTACGCCATCATCCCGAGTGTGGCcgatgacgaggacgaaacCTGTCTCAGTAACGATGGGAACGGTACCGATGAACCTCCAACGGCCATTCATCGGTCACCGTATGCATCGACCGTGCAGCAACGGTGTGAAAATTATAAACCACAGCTTCCAACCAACGCCGGAAGTGGGTCAGCTACGACCACTCCTTCCAAAGGGAATCCGGGTCGTGAGGAAACGACACCGACGAAAAAGAACCTTGCCACACAAAAGCTGCACGAGCTATTGACGACGCCACAAAAGAAGCCACCAgcaaccccaaaaactccttATCTCTGTGGAAGTCAGCCGTTCAGTGCAACACCAACCACTACGCCACGACGAGGTGCAATACCACCTTCTGGACCTTCAGGAATGATAGTTTCCAGCACACCgaagcaacagcatcatcatcttcagccacagcagcatccgcagcagcagcagcagcagacatgcATCCCGATCCCTACGACGGCCATCATAAGTCCCCGTTTGAATTCGGACATATACAGTGAAAAACCTCTGCCAGATCCGAAGAAAACGGGTAGCTGGGGTCCGGCTCCGAGTGAATCAAAGTCCTGGCAAAAGATGGCCAATGCTTCCGCCACGATCGGTGCCGTTTCGCTAATGTTGATCCTGTGCGGTTTCATGAACTCAGGCCTGAGCCTCTACATGACCTCAAAGTTGGGTCGCGAGTTTTACCTCGATATGGGCATTTTGGCTGGATTTTCCGCGATCGCGCTCGGTATACTTGGCTTCAAGTCACGCCAGTGTGACTGGCTGCCAAATCGCAACTATATGTCAG GATACGTGCTGGTTACCATCTTTTCCTTGCTCAATTGTGCTGCGGAAGTAATACTGATGACGATGCACCCATATCCAGGCACACCGCTGAACGATGTAACGACGGGCATAATTTTGGGGCTTTCGTCGTTGATTATTTTGCTGATCAGTCTCGGCGCGATAACCTCTCGTTGGTGCCGCGCGCCACCACCAGATAATCGCGTGGACGTATGCACGACTGGGCCGTGA